From the genome of Alicyclobacillus sp. SO9:
TCAACGTCAATTTGGCCTCGGAGCGGGCCAGCTTTGTCCTGGATGAAGGGACTTCCTGGAAAGACGTGGTCCAGCGAATTGAAAAAACTGGATACTCCGTGCCTTTCCGAGAAGTGGAATTGGATATTCAAGGAATGACGTGTGCAGCGTGTTCAGCACGAATTGAGAAGGTTGTCGGTCGTCTCGACGCAGTAGAAACTGTAAATGTCAACCTTGCTTCCGAAAAGGCTCACATCCGGTATGTTCCCGGAATCATTGAAGAATCAGCTCTCATCGGAGCTGTTGAGAAAGCTGGATACAGTGCCAAACTTGCATCTGAGACGGCTGCTGAAGAAGAACGCCAACGTAAACAGCGAGAATATCGACGTGATGTACTCAAATTTTGGGGCTCTGTAGCCCTAACTTTGCCGCTTGTTATTCAATTATTTACTGCAATGTTTGGCGGTCCGAAATTCCTCCCGAACTGGTTTGGCTGGATTTTAGCCACTCCTGTTCAGTTCTATGTAGGCTGGAGATTTTACAAAGGTGCCTACCACTCCCTGCGCGGCGGTGCCGCCAATATGGATGTGCTAGTGGCCCTTGGAACTAGTGTCGCTTACGTCTACAGCGTCGTATTGACACTCGTGGGGAGCGCCAATGTGTATTTTGATTCTTCGGCCACTGTCGTAACCCTTATTTTCATGGGAAAACTACTTGAAGCAAGAGCTAAAGCAAAGTCAAGTTCCGCCGTGGAGAAATTGGCAAAACTCGGTGCCAAATCCGCACACCTTGTAGAGGATGGAAACGAGCGCGATGTGCCTGTTGAAGACCTGAAGGCTGGGGACGTTGTGCGGGTGCGTCCTGGAGAGAAAATTCCTAGCGACGGTGTGGTTTTAGATGGCTCAACAGCAGTCGATGAATCATTCCTCACGGGAGAATCTCTACCTGTTACAAAGCAATCTGGAGACAGCGTCGTTGGTGCTGCTGTCAACCAAAACCAAGTGTTTACGATGAAGATCACGAAAGTAGGGTCAGACACAGCTTTAGCTCAAGTCATTCGCCTTGTCGACCAAGCACAAGGATCGAAAGCACCCGTGCAACGCCTCGCAGACAAAATTTCGGGCGTGTTTGTGCCGGCAGTTCTTATCGTGTCTCTGCTAACCTTTGTCTTGTGGTGGGTATTCGTAGGTTGGTCCGCAGCCCTGATTGCTGCCGTCGCGGTACTGGTAATAGCGTGTCCGTGCTCACTTGGACTTGCAACACCAACTGCGATTATGGTTGGCACAGGAATGGGAGCAGAAGCCGGCATCCTTATCAAAGGCGGCGAACACCTCGAACTCGCCCACAAACTTACGACAGTCGTGTTTGACAAGACGGGGACCATTACCAACGGTACTCCTGAGGTCGTGGATACGTGGGTGGCTCCGACCGTAGATGAAAAGACAATGCTTGAAGCTGTCACCTCTCTTGAAGCACAAAGCGAACACCCATTGGGGTCCGCGGTTGTTAGACACGCTGAAACAGCGGGTATCCTCCCCCTCCCAATCACAAATGTTCGGGCGACTCCAGGAAAAGGTATCGAGGGGCAGATGGGTTCAGATGTCATTCAAGCCGGGAATAGAAAATGGTTAGAAGAAACCAGGGTAACAGGTTTCCCAGACGCGGTCGTCTCCCGCTTTGAACATGCCGGTCGAACGGCAATTACCGTTGCTCGAAACAAAATGGTGATTGGAGTACTGGCAATCGCTGACAAAATTAAGCCTGAGGCCGCCAGTACGGTTCAACAGCTGAAGTCCCTCGGCATTGAAGTCTGGATGATTACGGGCGATAACGAGCAGACTGCACAGGCAATTGCCAAGGAGGCTGGCATTGATAATGTTATGGCCGAAGTCCTGCCATCGGAAAAATCTGCGAAAATAGACCAACTGAAACAGAATGAACAAATTGTTGGAATGGTCGGTGACGGAATCAATGACGCCCCTGCCCTTGCTGCAGCCGACATTGGCATTGCCATGGGCACAGGTGCGGATGTCGCACTTGAAGCTGCTGATATTGCTCTCATGCACAGCCGGACACAAGGCGTAGTGGAAGCAATTCTTTTGTCCAAAGCAACCATGCGTAAAATTCGACAAAATCTATTCTGGGCGTTCTTCTACAATGTCTTGGGAATTCCACTGGCAGCTGCCGGTATCTTAAGTCCGATTATTGCTGGTGCAGCAATGGCATTCAGTTCTGTAAGCGTGGTGTCCAACAGTCTGCTCTTGCGCAGAACGAAACTTCGCAAGGAGGTGAATGCGGACACATCCCATACGGCGGCTTGATGCTTTTGTGAAGATATGAACGGCCCTAGACATCTATTTAAACAAAAGGAGATGTTCGTGTGACAACAGCGACAATTACGGTAAAGGGAATGACTTGCAACGGGTGTGTAAATTCCGTGACGAAGGCATTGACATCGGTGACAGGTGTTCAAGACACAGTGGTCAGTCTAGACGCAGAAAATGCCAAGGTAACCTTCGAAGAGACACAGACGAGTCTGCAGGCCTTAAAGGACGCTATTGAAGAGGCTGGCTACGACGTCGAATAAAATTCACCTGCCCGGCACCTATTGATGTGACGACTGCCCTCGTTGGGACGGACGCCATCATACGAAGAAAAAATTATAAACGATGAGCGGTTGTCCAAGCGGTCCTACAGGAGGACGCAGGGCAACCGCTCTATGTTTTGCTGCTTGTTCTCTTTGAGATGTTGGACTCCTCTTTGTCTTTCAATTTTTCCAGAATTGTTACTTCCAACAGTGCTTCCCCTTGCCGCTGCTGCCCGCTTCGTCATAACAGGTGAATAAACCTGTGACTGGCGGGAATCCTGAGTATAAGTCTTGTGCAAGGGAGTGAAGCCGAATGTTTTGGCCCTTTCAAAAACTGACCAGAGTGCCCATGGAGACTTCTCATGATGAGAGCCTGGAATCCTACATCAGTCATGCCACTGCCGACGGTGCATATTGGGACGAAGGTTCCCCATATGGAAATGCACAGCATGTGACTGACCCTGATAGTAGTAACAGCAAAACGACGTCGTAGACAGCAGAACCAAGCTAGACCTCAAAGTCCAGAGACATGCTTTCCTTCAAGCCAACCTCGGACATATATTGCTTGACGGCTTCATGTTTTGGATGCGGCGCATACTTTTCCAAAGCCGCTTTGCTGACAAACCGAGCACGCAGTCCAACATCGAACCCCTTGCTTCGCTCGGAGAAGTTATGTCCGGCATTGTAGTCGACAATTCCTGCAATCTCATCTTTCAATCCTACTAGTCTGCGAATCACCTCGTCTTTTTGTTCCTTGGTTGTGCTTTCGTCAAACTTGAGCCATACCAGATGTTCTATCACAGAAAATCCCCCTATCCTTCAAGATTCTTGCTGCACAATTTCTGCTGCGATTCTGGTCTTTTCATAAAACTAGGGTTGCCGCAACTTCTACCAATATATAATATCGTAGTTACATTGATAACGTAAGGATGGAC
Proteins encoded in this window:
- a CDS encoding heavy metal translocating P-type ATPase, producing MPDVKAAENKPNKGWTVPVEGMTCAACAARIEKTVSKLPGIQDINVNLASERASFVLDEGTSWKDVVQRIEKTGYSVPFREVELDIQGMTCAACSARIEKVVGRLDAVETVNVNLASEKAHIRYVPGIIEESALIGAVEKAGYSAKLASETAAEEERQRKQREYRRDVLKFWGSVALTLPLVIQLFTAMFGGPKFLPNWFGWILATPVQFYVGWRFYKGAYHSLRGGAANMDVLVALGTSVAYVYSVVLTLVGSANVYFDSSATVVTLIFMGKLLEARAKAKSSSAVEKLAKLGAKSAHLVEDGNERDVPVEDLKAGDVVRVRPGEKIPSDGVVLDGSTAVDESFLTGESLPVTKQSGDSVVGAAVNQNQVFTMKITKVGSDTALAQVIRLVDQAQGSKAPVQRLADKISGVFVPAVLIVSLLTFVLWWVFVGWSAALIAAVAVLVIACPCSLGLATPTAIMVGTGMGAEAGILIKGGEHLELAHKLTTVVFDKTGTITNGTPEVVDTWVAPTVDEKTMLEAVTSLEAQSEHPLGSAVVRHAETAGILPLPITNVRATPGKGIEGQMGSDVIQAGNRKWLEETRVTGFPDAVVSRFEHAGRTAITVARNKMVIGVLAIADKIKPEAASTVQQLKSLGIEVWMITGDNEQTAQAIAKEAGIDNVMAEVLPSEKSAKIDQLKQNEQIVGMVGDGINDAPALAAADIGIAMGTGADVALEAADIALMHSRTQGVVEAILLSKATMRKIRQNLFWAFFYNVLGIPLAAAGILSPIIAGAAMAFSSVSVVSNSLLLRRTKLRKEVNADTSHTAA
- a CDS encoding heavy-metal-associated domain-containing protein; amino-acid sequence: MTTATITVKGMTCNGCVNSVTKALTSVTGVQDTVVSLDAENAKVTFEETQTSLQALKDAIEEAGYDVE
- a CDS encoding Dabb family protein, which encodes MIEHLVWLKFDESTTKEQKDEVIRRLVGLKDEIAGIVDYNAGHNFSERSKGFDVGLRARFVSKAALEKYAPHPKHEAVKQYMSEVGLKESMSLDFEV